From Glycine max cultivar Williams 82 chromosome 11, Glycine_max_v4.0, whole genome shotgun sequence, the proteins below share one genomic window:
- the STP gene encoding sorbitol-like transporter, translating to MTEGKLVEAAEAHKTLQDFDPPKKRKRNKYAFACAMLASMTSILLGYDIGVMSGAAIYIKRDLKVSDEQIEILLGIINLYSLIGSCLAGRTSDWIGRRYTIVFAGAIFFVGALLMGFSPNYSFLMFGRFVAGIGIGYALMIAPVYTAEVSPASSRGFLTSFPEVFINGGILIGYISNYAFSKLTLKVGWRMMLGVGAIPSVLLTVGVLAMPESPRWLVMRGRLGEARKVLNKTSDSKEEAQLRLAEIKQAAGIPESCNDDVVQVNKQSNGEGVWKELFLYPTPAIRHIVIAALGIHFFQQASGVDAVVLYSPRIFEKAGITNDTHKLLATVAVGFVKTVFILAATFTLDRVGRRPLLLSSVGGMVLSLLTLAISLTVIDHSERKLMWAVGSSIAMVLAYVATFSIGAGPITWVYSSEIFPLRLRAQGAAAGVAVNRTTSAVVSMTFLSLTRAITIGGAFFLYCGIATVGWIFFYTVLPETRGKTLEDMEGSFGTFRSKSNASKAVENENGQVAQVQLGTNVQT from the exons ATGACTGAGGGAAAGCTAGTTGAAGCTGCAGAAGCTCATAAGACACTTCAGGATTTCGATCCTCCAAAGAAGCGCAAAAGGAACAAGTATGCTTTTGCTTGTGCTATGCTGGCCTCCATGACTTCCATCTTGCTTGGTTATG ATATTGGAGTGATGAGTGGAGCAGCCATATACATAAAAAGGGACCTGAAAGTCTCGGACGAGCAAATCGAGATCCTGCTCGGAATCATCAACCTATACTCTCTGATAGGCTCATGTCTCGCCGGCAGAACCTCCGACTGGATAGGTCGCCGTTACACGATTGTTTTCGCCGGCGCCATCTTCTTTGTCGGAGCACTTCTCATGGGTTTCTCCCCCAATTATTCCTTTCTCATGTTTGGCCGTTTCGTCGCTGGCATTGGCATCGGCTACGCCCTCATGATAGCCCCCGTCTACACCGCCGAGGTCTCCCCGGCCTCCTCTCGTGGCTTCCTCACTTCCTTCCCTGAG GTATTTATTAATGGAGGGATATTAATTGGATACATATCAAACTATGCATTTTCGAAGCTGACACTAAAGGTGGGATGGCGAATGATGCTTGGAGTTGGTGCAATACCTTCGGTACTCCTAACAGTAGGAGTGTTGGCGATGCCGGAGTCCCCAAGGTGGCTTGTGATGAGGGGTCGTTTGGGAGAGGCAAGAAAAGTGCTTAACAAAACCTCAGACAGCAAGGAAGAGGCCCAACTAAGGCTAGCGGAAATCAAACAAGCCGCAGGGATCCCCGAGAGTTGCAACGACGACGTCGTTCAGGTAAATAAACAAAGCAACGGTGAAGGTGTATGGAAAGAGCTCTTCCTCTATCCAACGCCCGCAATTCGTCACATCGTAATCGCTGCCCTTGGTATTCACTTCTTCCAACAAGCGTCGGGCGTAGACGCCGTCGTTTTGTACAGCCCCAGGATCTTCGAAAAGGCTGGGATTACAAACGACACGCATAAGCTTCTTGCAACCGTGGCCGTTGGATTCGTTAAGACCGTGTTCATCTTGGCGGCTACGTTTACGTTGGACCGCGTGGGTCGTCGTCCGTTGTTATTGTCTAGTGTCGGCGGCATGGTGCTCTCGCTTCTCACGCTTGCGATCAGCCTCACTGTTATTGATCATTCGGAGAGGAAATTAATGTGGGCCGTTGGATCGAGCATAGCCATGGTGTTGGCTTACGTGGCCACGTTCTCCATCGGTGCGGGTCCCATCACGTGGGTCTATAGTTCTGAGATCTTCCCGTTGAGGCTGCGGGCGCAGGGTGCGGCCGCGGGAGTTGCGGTGAATAGGACCACTAGCGCGGTTGTCTCAATGACTTTTCTGTCCCTCACTAGAGCCATCACTATTGGTGGAGCTTTCTTCCTTTATTGTGGCATTGCTACTGTTGGGTGGATATTCTTTTACACCGTCTTGCCTGAGACCCGGGGAAAAACGCTCGAAGACATGGAAGGGTCTTTTGGTACTTTTAGGTCCAAATCCAACGCCAGCAAGGCTGTAGAAAATGAGAATGGGCAAGTAGCACAAGTCCAGCTAGGAACCAATGTCCAAACTTGA